The DNA sequence TCGCACAACTACCGTGTGTTTTCCTGAATTACGGTCATTCTCAATGTCGCGCATATTGTTCAGATTCAGAACGCCAGTACTGAAAAGGCCAATACTAATTGCAGGTAAAAACAGTTCCGGAGTGATACGGTGAGTATTCAAAAAATATGTACCAACTACTGGCAACAATCCGAAAAAAAGAAATACCGCCACATCGCCAAATCCGGCATATCCATATGGATTGCTTCCCGCGGTATATCGATAGGCGGCAATCAAAGCCACAATTCCAAATGCCAGAAAAAGCAGAAACATTGGCAAATCAAGGCCTTTTGTTCCTTCGACAACCAACCAGATTCCAGTAGCCAGACTGAGAATAATCAGAACTATCATTCCGATTTTCATCTGGTACGGGCTTATTTCACCACTCTGTACCGTCCGCTTTGGCCCAACACGATGTTGATTGTCGGTTCCTTTCTGCGAATCGCCATAATCGTTTGCAAAATTCGAAAATACCTGAATAAACAATGCCGTTACAACCGCCAGGATTGTGACTATTCGATTAAACCCACCGTCCAGATACGAAAGCACTGCTCCCATCAAAATACCAGACATAGCCAATGGCAATGTCCTCAATCGTGCCGCCTTAATCCAACTTTTTAGTGATGCCATTACTTTATTACTCTTTTAAATCCCGATCTAGTGTAAATTTAATTCGATAAATGAAAATCATGTAACACTTTTGTTAGTAACAAATCTGTTACTAACAAAAGTGTTACATGATCAAAGTATTGATATCAAGGAAATTTAGGATACTTTTTAAAGTCAGGTTTGCGTTTTTCGAGGAACGCATGTTTCCCTTCCTGTGCCTCTTCGGTGAGGTAATACAACAAAGTTGCATTTCCGGCAAATTCCTGAATACCGATTTGGCCATCCAATTCGGCGTTCAATCCGAGTTTTAGCATGCGCAGTGCCAATGGACTATGTTCCTGCATTTGCTGAGCCCACGCCACCACTTCATCTTCGAGCTGATCAAACGGAACCACTTTGTTTACCAATCCCATTTCCAAAGCTTCAGCAGCCGAATACTGGCGACACATAAACCAGATTTCGCGGGCTTTTTTCTGACCAACGATGCTGGCCAAATAGGATGAACCCAATCCGGCATCGAAACTCCCCACTTTAGGACCGGTTTGTCCGAAGATTGCATTCTCTGATGCGATGCTGATGTCGCAAACCACATGAAGCACGTGTCCACCACCAATGGCAAAGCCGTTTACCATAGCAATTACCGGTTTTGGCATCGAGCGGATTTGCTTCTGAACTTCGAGAATGTTCAGGCGCGGAATTCCGTCTTTATCGATGTACCCACCTTTGCCTTTAACGGTTTGGTCGCCACCAGCACAAAAAGCTTTATCGCCGGCACCTGTTAAAACCACAACATTGATGCGCTGATCTTCACGACAAATTTTTAAGGCATCCGAGATTTCGTTCACTGTTGTTGGTCGGAACGCGTTGCGGTAGCGTTCGCGGTTAATCGTAATCTTGCCAATCCCGTCGAAATAATCGAAGAAAATATCTTCGTATTCCCGGATGGTTTGCCATTCGCGTATAGCTGACATATTTTTAATTTTTAAGTTGTTGATAACATTCCTGAAAAACCGCAGCGCTGATTTCGCCGTCAGTTAATACTTCCAGGATAACAGGCTCCGAAAAGTCGGGAGCAAAAATAGTATTTAAAGCAGTCGAAAGTTCTTCCTGATTCTCGGCTTTCAGGTAATTGATGCCAAATGCGTTGGCCAATCCTTCGGCTTTCAGGTTATGCTGAGCCACAAAATGTTCATTCAATGCCGGAGACTGGCGTGGTCCGCCAATCAAACGGAAGATGTTGCCACCACCATTGTTCAGCACGATAATTCGTAAATTCTGCGGAAAGTGCTGATTCAACAGTGCATTGGAATCGTAGAAAAACGACAATTCACCCAAAACAATAGTATTTATTTTTTCGGACGACAATGCAAAACCAACAGCAGTTGACATTGAACCATCAATTCCGCTGGTGCCGCGATTGCCAAAATATTCGCATTCTTTATTCGGTTCAAACATTTGGATTAACCGAACTGATGAACTGTTTCCCAAATGCAACACCGAGTTTTCAGGAAGCATTTCAGTAATCGTTTTGCTGGCAGTCAGGTCGCAAAAAGAAGCATCGTTCAAGAACTTTTCCTGAAGCTGAAGAGCCGTTTGTTCTTTTGCTTTCCATATTTCGCGGTAGTTACTTTCAGTATTTCTGATTTCAGGAACGAAAAAGTTCAGGATTGAAAAAACATCCGAAGAAATAACACAGCTAAGCGAATTGTAGGTATCGGTATGCTCTCCGGCAACTGAAATGTGCCAGTGTTCGAGCGGCTGATTGGCGCGTACAAACAATTTTAAGCGTTTCGAAACGATTTGCTGACCAAAAGTCAGGAGAATCTCGGGTTGAAACTTTAACTTTTCTTCCGCAGAAATAGCGGCCACAACCACATCGGTTGCATGAACCAGATGTTGGCCTGATAAATTGGTAAGATGTTCTGCCAGAATCACCGTTCCAGAATCCTGAGCCATTTTTTGAACCAACGAATTGATTTGCTCATCGGGCGAAAGCTGACCGACAATAACCATTTTACGAGTTGACGCATTCCATTTATCCACTAATTTTTCAAGTTCCGCAGATGGAATTTGAGCATTGGAAGAACAACTTTCTATGTTTCGAAAGTTGGGAAGTTCCTCGTCGGAGAACCCGTAGAGTGGTTCGCCCAACGGAATATTGATGTGAACAGGTCCAGGATTTGTGGATAAAACCAGATTAAGCGTTTCGTTAATTTGCAGGTTGTTGTGCCTGAAATCATCCTCGCGTTCAGCTTCCTCCAAACTGACACTTTTCAAGGTATGGTTGAGAAAAAGATTTTCCTGACGAACGGTTTGCCCGTCGGCCTGGTCGACCCAACGGCGCGGACGGTCGGCGGTAAGCACCACCAATGGTATTTTTTGGTAAAAAGCCTCGGCAATAGCTGGTCCATAATTAATGGCAGCAGTTCCCGAAGTACATACCACAACAACTGGTTTTCGTTTGGCCAGCGCAATTCCCAAGGCCTGATAACCGGCGCTTCGCTCATCAACCACATTCAGACAGTTAAATTCTGATAATCCGAAAAACTGATTGATCAAGGGTGCGTTGCGGCTTCCGGGCGAAATTACCACATCGGTAATTCCTTTCTGCAAAAGCAGCGAAGCCAGTTGCTGAATGTGTTTTTTATTCGTTATCATTTTTGTATTTATCCTTCAGGATTAATTACAGACAACAAGGTTTTTGCCTTTTGGTTGGTTTCGTCCCATTCTTTTTCAGGAATCGATCTGCTGGTAATTCCTCCTCCCACATATAAAATAAATTCTGCGGAAGTAATTTCCATACAGCGTAAATTTACGAACAGCGCGACTTGTTGATTTAATCGCCAAGGACCCAAATATCCTGTATAGTATTTTCGTTCATGCTCCTCATTTTTCTGAATAAACTCTGCAGCCAGATCCTTCGGTAATCCGCAAACAGCGGGCGTCGGGTGCAAATCGGCAATAAAATTTCCCATACACTTTCCGATCTTTTCAGCCGGAAAGAAGAACGAGGTTTTCAGATGAGCCACCTTACCGCTCTCCAATGTTTCAGGGCCTTTTGTTTTGTACTTATGAATGTC is a window from the Aquipluma nitroreducens genome containing:
- the menB gene encoding 1,4-dihydroxy-2-naphthoyl-CoA synthase — encoded protein: MSAIREWQTIREYEDIFFDYFDGIGKITINRERYRNAFRPTTVNEISDALKICREDQRINVVVLTGAGDKAFCAGGDQTVKGKGGYIDKDGIPRLNILEVQKQIRSMPKPVIAMVNGFAIGGGHVLHVVCDISIASENAIFGQTGPKVGSFDAGLGSSYLASIVGQKKAREIWFMCRQYSAAEALEMGLVNKVVPFDQLEDEVVAWAQQMQEHSPLALRMLKLGLNAELDGQIGIQEFAGNATLLYYLTEEAQEGKHAFLEKRKPDFKKYPKFP
- a CDS encoding 1,4-dihydroxy-2-naphthoate polyprenyltransferase, with the translated sequence MASLKSWIKAARLRTLPLAMSGILMGAVLSYLDGGFNRIVTILAVVTALFIQVFSNFANDYGDSQKGTDNQHRVGPKRTVQSGEISPYQMKIGMIVLIILSLATGIWLVVEGTKGLDLPMFLLFLAFGIVALIAAYRYTAGSNPYGYAGFGDVAVFLFFGLLPVVGTYFLNTHRITPELFLPAISIGLFSTGVLNLNNMRDIENDRNSGKHTVVVRMGSSKAKTYHSLLIVIGILSSILFITVSGKSAFQWLFLLAFPLFIRDLIQINRIVEPRKFDPFLKKLSLTTLLFTVLFGVGIILSHS
- the menD gene encoding 2-succinyl-5-enolpyruvyl-6-hydroxy-3-cyclohexene-1-carboxylic-acid synthase — protein: MITNKKHIQQLASLLLQKGITDVVISPGSRNAPLINQFFGLSEFNCLNVVDERSAGYQALGIALAKRKPVVVVCTSGTAAINYGPAIAEAFYQKIPLVVLTADRPRRWVDQADGQTVRQENLFLNHTLKSVSLEEAEREDDFRHNNLQINETLNLVLSTNPGPVHINIPLGEPLYGFSDEELPNFRNIESCSSNAQIPSAELEKLVDKWNASTRKMVIVGQLSPDEQINSLVQKMAQDSGTVILAEHLTNLSGQHLVHATDVVVAAISAEEKLKFQPEILLTFGQQIVSKRLKLFVRANQPLEHWHISVAGEHTDTYNSLSCVISSDVFSILNFFVPEIRNTESNYREIWKAKEQTALQLQEKFLNDASFCDLTASKTITEMLPENSVLHLGNSSSVRLIQMFEPNKECEYFGNRGTSGIDGSMSTAVGFALSSEKINTIVLGELSFFYDSNALLNQHFPQNLRIIVLNNGGGNIFRLIGGPRQSPALNEHFVAQHNLKAEGLANAFGINYLKAENQEELSTALNTIFAPDFSEPVILEVLTDGEISAAVFQECYQQLKN